One Cyprinus carpio isolate SPL01 chromosome B25, ASM1834038v1, whole genome shotgun sequence genomic region harbors:
- the LOC109051172 gene encoding DNA replication complex GINS protein PSF3 translates to MDSQSYMPVPPGIGMEENFFSLDDILLSHERLPCRTESAFPRLGFLEKSSETRDIPEGTKMEMPLWLAKGLYERKRRVLSMELPKVYREGWRTVFGADPTVVDLHKMGPYYYGLGSQLLHFDSPENPEIANTILQTFIGRFRRTMDSSQNAYNEDTSALVERLDCLERSLFKAGQSGLNSFQLWEKGRSSHLTASSLVINYRKRKITDLQA, encoded by the exons ATGGACTCGCAATCCTACATGCCTGTTCCCCCAGGGATCGGAATGGAGGAGAATTTCTTTTCTCTCGATGATATTTTACTTTCTCACGAGCGACTGCCGTGCAGGACTGAGAGCGCGTTCCCGCGTCTCGGGTTCCTCGAGAAATCCAGCGAGACACGCGACATACCAGAG GGCACAAAGATGGAGATGCCACTGTGGCTGGCCAAGGGCTTATATGAAAGGAAGAGGCGCGTTTTGTCCATGGAGCTGCCAAAGGTGTATCGTGAGGGTTGGAGAACAGTGTTCGGGGCAGATCCCACTGTTGTAGACCTGCACAAAATGGGGCCGTATTACTATGGTTTAGGCTCCCAGTTGCTACATTTTGACAGCCCAGAAAACCCAGAGATTGCGAATACCATCCTCCAG ACATTCATCGGTCGTTTCCGTCGGACCATGGACTCGTCCCAGAACGCCTACAATGAAGACACATCAGCGCTGGTGGAGCGCTTGGACTGCTTAGAGAGGAGCTTGTTTAAGGCAGGCCAGAGTGGACTAAACAGTTTCCAACTGTGGGAAAAGGGCCGATCCTCTCACCTCACTGCCTCTAGTCTAGTTATCAACTACAGAAAGAGGAAAATTACAGACCTGCAGGCCTGA